The Pseudonocardia broussonetiae DNA segment GCACACGCGCCGGCGGCTGGAGGACCCGAACGTCCGGGTGCTCGTCGTCGGGGAGTTCAAGCAGGGCAAGAGCCAGCTCGTCAACGCGCTGATCAACGCGCCCGTCTGCCCCGTCGACGACGACCTCGCCACCGCGGTGCCCACGGCCGTCCTCTACGCCGAGAAGCCGTCGGTCACCCTCGTCTGGGACGGCGAGCAGCGCCGCCGCAGCGACGTGCCGGTCGCGAAGCTCGCCGACTACGTCTCCGAGGCGGGCAACCCCGGCAACCGGCAGGGCCTCGCTCGCGCCGAGGTCGGGCTGCCGCGCAACCTGCTCAAGGACGGGCTCGTCCTCGTCGACACCCCGGGCGTCGGCGGTCTCGGCTCGGCGCACGGCGCGGCCACGATGGCGACACTGCCCACGGCCGACGCCGTCCTGCTCGTCTCCGACGCCTCGCAGGAGTACACCGCGCCGGAGCTGGAGTTCCTGGCCACGGCCATGCGCCTGTGCCCCAACGTCGCCGGCGTGATCACCAAGACCGACCTCTACCCGCAGTGGCGGCGCATCACCGACCTCGACCGCGGGCACCTCGCGGGCGCCGGGATCACCGCCGAGCTGTTCCCGGTGTCCTCGGTGCTGCGCCTGGAGGCGGTGCGCAGCGAGGACGCCGAGCTCAACGCGGAGTCCGGGTTCGCCGCGCTGGTGACCTACCTGCGCACCGAGGTGCTGGCCCGCGCCGACGACCTCGACCGCCGCTCCACCAGCCAGGACGTGCTCGCGGTGGCCGACCAGCTGGCCGCGAGCATGCGCGCCGAGCTCGCCGCCCAGCGCGACCCGCAGCAGGCCGGGGCGCTGGTGTCCGAGCTGGAGATCGCGCGCGGGCGCGCCGTGGCGCTCAAGGACCGGTCGGCGCGCTGGCAGCACACGCTCAACGACGGCGTGCAGGACCTGGCCGCCGACATCGACCACGACCTGCGCGACCGCCTGCGCGCCATCGGGCGCGAGGCCGACAGCCTGCTCGACGCCGCCGACCCCGCCGACATCTGGGACCAGTTCGGGCAGTGGCTGGAGGGCCAGGTCGCGACG contains these protein-coding regions:
- a CDS encoding dynamin family protein; translated protein: MAVPAAVELVDLAVRASTAYDRPDLTARLEHTRRRLEDPNVRVLVVGEFKQGKSQLVNALINAPVCPVDDDLATAVPTAVLYAEKPSVTLVWDGEQRRRSDVPVAKLADYVSEAGNPGNRQGLARAEVGLPRNLLKDGLVLVDTPGVGGLGSAHGAATMATLPTADAVLLVSDASQEYTAPELEFLATAMRLCPNVAGVITKTDLYPQWRRITDLDRGHLAGAGITAELFPVSSVLRLEAVRSEDAELNAESGFAALVTYLRTEVLARADDLDRRSTSQDVLAVADQLAASMRAELAAQRDPQQAGALVSELEIARGRAVALKDRSARWQHTLNDGVQDLAADIDHDLRDRLRAIGREADSLLDAADPADIWDQFGQWLEGQVATATSANFVWAGQRAEWLAGQVAEHFAAEGDSVLPALRTDRSGEMGGQVQRLERPDQERIGLGQKIYIGARGGYGGMLMIGLATTLAGFAMLNPLSIGAGLLFGAKTVREEQARQLARRTSEAKAAVRKHLDEVTFQVGKDSRDMLRQVQRQLRDHFTSLAEELQTSVDSSVKAAQKAVSGDENVRNARIRDLEAELARIAKLEDKARALVPGARKVLV